The nucleotide sequence ATGTGTCATCAGCTGGTGAGGAGGAGTCTTCCTCCTCGCCGTCCTCCACGGGGCTTGTGTCAGAGTGTATCTCCACTCCTGACTGAGCTTGCTGAATAACTcccctcttctccacctcctcctccatccctactTCCCCTTCCTCCTCGATGATGTCTCCTTCCCTTTCATCCTTTAACacgtcctctccttcctcctcttctttcttgtcttcctcctctccctgacTGCAGTCCAGCACCATGTGATTGGGGGTGgttttcccctcctcctcctcctcctcctcctcctcctcctcctcctcctcctcctcctgtcctccctctgtgTCGTCATCCAAGGTGAGCTTGAACTGGAACTTGTCGATACAGGCGTTGAGCCTCTTGTCTGGGCCGAGGGGGATTGGGGGTGGGGAGATGGGGCTCTGGGGGATGGTGCTCTGGTACCAGTCCCTGTTGTCCTCCAGAGTGTCCAGGATGTCCTGGGCGTCAGGGTGCACCAGGTCCCCCCATGTTTCCCACAGAGGGTGCACGATGTAGTCGATGAAGCCCACCTACAGCACACAACACCAGGAGAATCAAAGACACTAACGAACATCACACTAATAACAAGCACATTACACGGCTAAGGAATTTGTGTAAGCAACATGAGATGACATTTATAAACATCAATCATTATTAAGAAAGCGTATATAAGTTTCCTAACCTGACTCTTCTCCACAGAAGCAGTGTGTTTGTCACACATGGGGCTGATCTccatgcctctctccctctccttgtccCCCTGTCTAAAGAACTCCTCCATGATGCGCTCAGTCCACTCTCTGTACACGACCAGGGGCTTGGTGGGGTTACTTAGGTCCGCACAGTGCACCATGTTCCTCAgcacctgcaaacacacacataaggTCAGGTCTCACCAGTGCACGGTAGGCGTTGTGAATTTTCTCCAGCTTATGTTTAGAGGTCAGAGGGGAAAGCTCACCTGGATGCGGTCATTGTAGTGGTCGAGCAGGAGCACTCCTGAACTGGTCACCTTCTTCGTCTCCACCATGGTCTTCAGATCAGCCAGCAAACTCATGTGCTTGGACATATCCGTCGCCAACACCTTGAGAGGTCAATTAAAGGAGGAggtcaaacaaaaacataaaaaacaTCAGAAAATAACATTTAAATAACTCTTATAAGCCCCGCCCCTTACTGAGCCAGCGGATCAGCCCATTAGTGGGTGAGTGGGAGGGGCAGGAGCCTCACCATATCGATAACGAGCTTGCGCaggctctgtctctgcctcttgCTGAGGTTCTGGAAGATGTCACAGTTGTCCTCGTGGAGCAGCTTGAAGCCCACGGCCAGGTGGTGGTTCTCCAGGACTGACTCATCGTTGTACATCAGAGCCAGCTCCGAGTCTGGGggagagaacagacagaacacagcGGGTCAGTACAGAACACATACTAGGTCAGAGCACCTGTAGACACACCCCACTAGTAACCTTTTCACATTACAGTGCTGACTCTGGCATTTTCTTTTTACGTTATCAGCTGTGCTACACTGACTAGTGAGCTGAGCTCAACTGAGATGTGGTTCAGGGAGCCTTATTCAGTTATAATGCAGTGTACTGTACAGCGTCCTGTCTCCTCCTATCTCCACTGTAAGGACTCACTGGTGTTGATGAGGAACTGGTTGGACACGCCAGGATGATCCACATCATGGATGGCAGCAGCAAATAACGCAGCCAGGATCTCCAGATCAGTGAACAcagcctgacagagagagagatagaacacaGTGTAACTAGTCACATTTTAGAACACCCTACAGGACATGGATGTGCGATGGGAGTTAAAGTGCACCTGTGTGCTTCAAGTTAGTTGTTCTTAGACGTAGCCTCAGTGTGGGGTGAAATTTGGTTCTTACGTCCAGAGCCGGTGTGGACAGCAGGACGTGGGTGGACTGTGTGACGTCAGCGGCGTGGAGGCTGTTGTGGTAGGCCACGTTGGCATGGTAGTGGTCCTCCAGGGTCATAACGTAGGTCACAAACGTGTCGACAGGGATTCGAAACGTCTTCAACAGATCCCTCTCCTACAGGGAAGGAAAACAGTGTCACACAAACACTCCTATACACGTATTCGAACAGCAAAGTCTACATTAAGTCTATATGACCACTCTTACTGAAAATCTAATGGATAAAACCACTGCTTTTCACCCACCTGGAAGATGGCAAACATGATGCAGCTGAGAGGCCTATTATTGGAGAACTCAGCCAGACGAAAGATATTAAGGCCCCACTTATTCAAGTCATCCAGCTCCTGGTCAACAGACATCAGAAACAGAatcacctttatttgccaagtaaATTTACACATACCCAGAATTTGACTTGACATATGACTCCATTTAATCCCTCCAGAGACTAATACAGATCAATAAATCAAAGCAATTCATTTTTGTCCACTCTAATGGAGATTGATTTTTTTGGGCCGTATCGCTGAGGCCATACATGCCACTGTGTTAAATCCTGTTGTACCTTTGAGAGGACATTCTGGGGTATTCAATGATATCATGTGGGGGGTGTGACTTTGTACTTTCTCATCCTGTTTAAAAAAATGGCTGCCATCTCAATTTAgcacattttatttaaaaaagaaaGTACATGTATGTAATTGGGTAATCATCATTTTTGTGAGTTTGATATTCAAATTGTTTCCAGTAAGTAAATacagtacatgaccaaaagtatgtggacacctgctcttgtcgaacgtctcattccaaaatcatgtgcattaatatggagttggtcccccctttgctgctataacagcctccactattctaggaaggctttctactagcagttggaacattgctgtgggaacttgcttccattcagccacaagagcattattgaggtcgggcactgatgttgggcgattacgcctggcttgcagtcggcgttccaattcatcccaaaggtgttcactAGGGTTGATGtcatggctctgtgcaggccagtcaagttcttccataccattctcaacaaaccatttctgtatcgaccgcgctttgtgcacggaggcattgtcatgctgaaacaggaaagggccttccccaaacttttgccacaaagttggaagcacagaatcatcttgaatgtcattgtatgctgtagtgtttaGCCTGAACCaagaaaaacagctccagaccatcaTTCTTCCTCcagcaaactttacagttgacactatgcattggggcagttaGCGTTCTCCTGACAGCCGTCAAACCTAGAtttgtccatcagactgccagataaTGAAGCGTAAATCTCGCCAATGGTGGCgtgctttacaccattccagccgactcttggcattgtgcatggtgatcttatgcttTTGTGCATccgctcggccatggaaactcatttcatgggTTTCCAGACTaagagttattgtgctgacgttgcttccagaggaagtttggaactcagtagtgtgttgcaaccgaggacagacgatttttacacgctacgtgcttcagtactcagcagtcccgttctgtgagcttgtgtggcctaccactttgtggctgagccgttgttgctcctagacatttccacttcacaataacagcactttcagttgaccggggcagctctagcagggcagaaatttgatgaactgacttgttggaaaggtggcatccaatgacggtgccacgttgaaagtcactgagctcttcagtaaggcaattctactgtcaatgtttgtctacggagattacatggctgtgtgctcgattttacacacctgtcagcaatgggtgtggctgaaatagccaaatccactaatttgaaggagtgtctacatacttttgtatgtatagtgtatctgTGGAAAAGTTTGGTGAGTTTTCAGAGCAGTGTAATATATTTTACTCACATTAAATAAGAGCTAAATAAGAGCTTGTGTATAAATATCCTGTGTTTTTCACCTACTGTACACATATTTACTGTAATGTAAAATTTTACAAATATAATATTCACCGCATCATAATATCCACTACAGTGCACatacaataaaataaatgttgtaGAATGTTTGTTTCActcccaaaaaataaataattcaaaaagCTTTTTTTGGCTGGGTCTCAGCAGGATATGTCATTTTAAATCATCTTCGAAGTGACCGAGTGTTCATGTGTGAGTATGTGTAAGGGTCCACAGATCCCAGATCCAGTACAGGTATACAGTACCCTGGCCAGTGCGTCCTCCTGTTCCGTCTTGACTCCGAAGCGTGGCATGGTGGTGTTGATGGACAGGCTGGAGCTGTGTGTCAGCTTCTTCACTCCACTGATATGACACATGGGCTTGTCCCGCTCCCGCTCCCGCAGGGTCGGAGACGGGATCTCTACCTCATTCTGCTTATCTGGAGGAGACATGGAGGTCAGAGGTTAATTACAATACTTTTGAATGCTTGTTATAAGCATGCATTTATAACTTATTATTATAAAGGCTATAGTGTGCTATATCTCTATAGTATGCATCATTACAGGGCTCACTTGTAAAGAGACCTGGGTCTAAATGACTGCCTGCAGTGTAAACCCCAAGGCCTTTTTAACTCAAATACTTCTAGTAAGTTGAACTCAAAGTCATTATTACATCAAATGTTTATGTGGTACTGAATCAAAACGAAATCACATTAACTCAATTTTCTAAAGTTATGAcaacaaatttaaaaaaatcccagcatgctctactgcaggttgATTTTTGggaattgtttttaatatctgtgtttttgcatgtacattgagtgattgattgattcatcTTATGTAAAACACAgttaaataacatacatttttctaaactaatccaataaATTAATTAGATTTTTTGCACCCGTTACAGAAATGGTTGTTCCAATTTAAATGGCTTAGGTAGTCTCCTCACACGGTTcctaaccctggcagtcattatgAATGCAGGTTGTGAGTGAATACACAGTTCTACTGTTGGATagcctaactctggctggattccaataggaattacacatcactttgcaagccagcataaagTGACTTGCAGGTAGGGTTGCAGAAGTCTGGTAtatttcccaggttttccagaaatctgGGTTAGAAGATTGCTGGAAATCCTTCAACCTAGATTTTTTTGAAAATCTGGAAATTTTGGGAAAGTTCCCTGAATTTTGCCACCTTatttgcaggcctgatgtggcctgtcaaccatgagtttcaggccactgtattagaGTAAATCTAGGCCTCAAATTAAGGCCTTATGAGATATATACAGTCATGTGTGACGATTCCACAATTCACTCAAAAAGGCAAGGTGCACTGGGAAATTATATTGGAGGCGTGGTTTAGAGGGGGCATTACTCTGATACAACTCAAATCAGGACCCCTACAAGCTCACAGTAACTCGATCAGTTTGATTAATAACACAAAATCACTTTAAGTAACTGTACTCAGATATACTAAGTTTAACGCGTTTCCTCAAACGTTTTGAGTAATGACAGCATATTGGGGTTAATAGTGTGGATAAATGTTATATAACAATAAATGCATTATACTGGTCAGTATTAACTAAAATATAACCCTCTTTCTAAATGGCAGccgtatagtgcactacttttgaccagagccacatacatagggctctggttagtTTTCTAGAGGACTGAGGTGTATAAGGGAtagaagacagacagagacccagTCAGGAGTGCAGGTGAAAGGGGAGGTGTGTGACTCACCCAGGAAGGTAGTGGAGATGTATTCAGACACCTGGTTCCCTGAACGACTCATCTCTGACAGGTGAGATAGCTCCCGGTTCAACATCCTCTTAAACTGGGggagtaaacagagagagagatggagagagggatagagagaggaagaaagagatggagagaggcagagcatGATATTATTACCAAGAACAGGAGAAGACAGAAGTTAGAGGTATTGCTTGAATAGTGTCCCTGAAATAATGTTAAAACTGGATTTCATACCATGCCAAAAATAGCACATCATACTCCATAAGAAAGGAAATCTGTACAAACCCCTTTTTAGCAAAATACATCTAACACATTgttttgaaaaacaaaacaatgggcagcaggtagcctggtggttagagtaaagatatttataactaacccaacaTAGTTCATCTGTGTCATTTTCAATGGGAGCAGAACAAGCAAGGTGGTTGGCAGAGCCAAGCATGAGCTAACAACATCCCATTGGCCCGTTCTAGCATGTCcttgtgcaataactcaattcgcccttgcactccttgtaaatgtcattttttttaaaactttgtcAAAGGATCATGTCTACAAACTTAGTGCACAGattgtagttttgggaacagaaaactgtagtGAGATCAGGCTTTGATGAGACTGGGCTTCGAGAAGAAAATCTGCATAATATCGGCCCAGTTCCAACTCGTGCCATACTCTCCCATACTGACGGCCGCCGAGCTTCCTCTCCTCACCATATATTGGTGGGGAGTGGAAATTCCAACCAGAGGCTTCAGatttatacatctggtgaaaCATCTGACTCTATctgtggttagagcattgggacagTAACCGGAAGGTATCTAGTTTgtatccccgagccgacaagatTAAAAAATGATCtttgtacccttgagcaaggcacttaaccctaattgctccctGGGTGTCTCAGGCGGAGTTGGGaaatacaaaacaaacatttccaattcacacatgcgcATTCAAGTTTTTATTTCAATCACTGTGGCACATTGTTTCAGGTATAAGTCGTTTATTTTCAAAACTCTAAGTACAAACCTCTAACCTGATAACACTTGTAATGCCCCCTATCTTATGTTCAGAACTTTTCATTGTGCATTCATTGGAGTTGAACACATCTTTCACCCTTGAGTCACTCATGCAAAATCTGTTTTCCGTGAAATACCATGAGAACATTTAGTTTAGTCATCAATACATCAGGCTCACCATAAAGTCATTTTAACTACCATttttaactaactaactaagatACTTTCTTTTTGAAGCGCTTTTTGAAGTGCTGAATAAAAATAATAGTAATtgtattgttaacaaattatatcaAAAGTACAGTGAATATTGCATTTTG is from Salvelinus namaycush isolate Seneca chromosome 41, SaNama_1.0, whole genome shotgun sequence and encodes:
- the LOC120033990 gene encoding cAMP-specific 3',5'-cyclic phosphodiesterase 4A-like codes for the protein MEVPPPCSKKSLSLSLPVPREQATLKPPQHLWRQPRTPIKIKHRGYSDTDRHHHRGIERSNAMDTSDRPGLRKCRMSWPSSFQGTTNPSIGNCVGNKRFDSENGPSPGRSPMDSQASPVLGLHPSFTTEGCRSRGERRESFLYRSDSDYDMSPKNMSRNSSINSEGHAEDLIVTPFAQVLASLRTVRSNFTILANVTTPTNKSPVTSQPTVPQATLSDETYQQMARETLAELDWCLDQLETIQTHRSVGDMASNKFKRMLNRELSHLSEMSRSGNQVSEYISTTFLDKQNEVEIPSPTLRERERDKPMCHISGVKKLTHSSSLSINTTMPRFGVKTEQEDALARELDDLNKWGLNIFRLAEFSNNRPLSCIMFAIFQERDLLKTFRIPVDTFVTYVMTLEDHYHANVAYHNSLHAADVTQSTHVLLSTPALDAVFTDLEILAALFAAAIHDVDHPGVSNQFLINTNSELALMYNDESVLENHHLAVGFKLLHEDNCDIFQNLSKRQRQSLRKLVIDMVLATDMSKHMSLLADLKTMVETKKVTSSGVLLLDHYNDRIQVLRNMVHCADLSNPTKPLVVYREWTERIMEEFFRQGDKERERGMEISPMCDKHTASVEKSQVGFIDYIVHPLWETWGDLVHPDAQDILDTLEDNRDWYQSTIPQSPISPPPIPLGPDKRLNACIDKFQFKLTLDDDTEGGQEEE